The nucleotide window CCAGGGCCTCCCTGTCTGCCTCTGTAAGACCTGTTAACTGCAACAAAGAAACAATATACGCTGAACTTAACTTCAAGGACCCAACCAACTAAAAGAAGACGGAAGGACACCAACAAATTACAAAATATGGGAAAGTGGGGGAAAGGAACTTCAACATCAAAAGTGTATAATATCCTATATTCTGGACATGAAGTTTAAATAGAAATGCGACAAAACAAATTACACCATTTGCTTAAATATCTGTAATAATACTGTTCAGTGTTCACCTTTTAGACAAGAACTTCTTATACTTTTACTCAACTTTAAAATTGGTTTGCACAGTTTGCATGTACTGGTTTTACAAATTACAGAAAGTGGAAAGAATGGTATGCAGCCCATAAATACTAGCCAAGAAATCATTTGTATCCCCAGAATATTGGATGGAATGAACAAATTCAACAACCATAAGGTTTACGAAAGGAGATCAATGCCTTTGAAAGCCCTTGCATGCCTTTTCTGCAGTATGCACATGAAATAATACCTATATAATTCATATTTCACATCACCCAGACCCAGTGCAACCAAAAAAGTCAAATGCAGATTTTGGCATAAGCAAATTAATCCCAATCACTAAAACACAAGATGAAGCTTCTTGGAAACTCAGGATGAAGCAAAAACTTACGATCATTTTGCCTTTCCAACTTCAGACAAAAACTTATAATCATTGCACCATGACAGAATTGTCTAAATCAAATGAAgtggagaagaaaaaggaataaTAAACCAAAGAAATAATTTACAAAAAGAATAACAGATGTAAGAATTGAGTAATTGACTAAAGGGAACTAACCTCGGCACTGAGGGAAACAGGAGCATAACGTTGGAGTTGCTTTTGTAGTGTTAAACTTCGACCGATAGTGTTCTCCTTGTAcctttattaaatttaatatgAAATAACAGACATAAGGAAGTAGTGAATATCTGAGAAATTTGAACTTGATAGGGAGATATGGCTTGTCTTTCTGTTTTCACATTTATGAACATATTGATCTACTATTAACAGCATACCTCCGTGCAATTATGTCAAAAAGCTGACCATATTGCCCATTTACGTCGTAGGGGACGCAATCAGGGTCTTCTTTAGCAAGTAAGTTTCTGTAGTCCTCATAAGAAATATATTTAACAGCAGAGACTTCCGTTTCCTGTCATTAAACAGAAATGCAAATATGTTCGGATACTCGTGAAAATTTCTATGGCTACATAGGCACATAGCAACAAATATCAAAACATCATCATCATAGTTTACTACTTTTCACCCCTAGTCTTTGAACTATTTCTAAGAATGATCAATAATTCTTATGGCCATACTTCCTGTCTTAAAGAGAATGTAACCGACAGATCTTCTTCTCACCTGAAGAGTAAATGCGTCGAGAGGGATTGGATTCACAGTTGTTACCAAATATACATCATTGAATTCATTGTTAATGAATTTTCCATCATTTGTCACACTGCATTCAAATTGTAACACAACGTAAGTTAACATATTAATATACAATGTCTTCTATCAATTTGAtttccatatatatttttgtgacACTTCTACCTCCTGTCAATTCTGGATGGAACAAAACTGGAATCCTATGAGATACATTAAACTGCTTAAGACCTCCACAACTCCAACAACTTCACAAGTATAACATCTCACCTTCCAGAACTAATTCTTAATTACAATAACAATGAAGATGTCTAGCTACGCACATCAGATTCCAACTTAACACAAAATGGAAAAACTAAACGTGCAGACCTAGTAACAAGTAGTAGCAatattttaaagaaaactaGTTTATGATAAAATATGTTAGATAAAGAAATATGTATATCCAACAACAGAACAAAGGAATTGACCTACTAACCACTCTTCAAGATAAACGAACAGCATTTCAAATGCGTCCTTTGGAAGTACTATACCCAGCTCTTCTTGAAGCTCCCTCCTGAAACATACATTAttgtgttttagtgttttagtgACCACCGTTCAGAAAGCTccaagttttaatccaaaaacAAACAACTAAAAAAAACTATTCGGTTGTACATGTACCTTTAATAATACAAATTTAttatcaaacaaaagttcatagATAGCAACGGGTGTAAGTACAAGCTATAAGTATGTTACAGGTAGGGGCAATGAAACTTTGTACCGAGCTGTTGTAAGTGACGAATCACCAGCGGATATGTGTCCAGCACTTGAGATATCCCACCGTCCCGCCCACAAATCCTTGCAGTCGGAACGCTTTTGGATAAGCAGCTCTTGTGTACTCTCAGCAAAAATCCACACATGAACAGCTCGATGGTAATCCTCGTCTCGATGAACATCTCCCCTACATGAGCATCAATAACATTCATTATACCACAAAACATATACAGTTGAATCTAAACATTCAGAACTAATGGGTTATCAGCACAAATTTCTTAAAAATCAGAAGCACAACATTTACATACATACACATtaataaaacagaaaactaTTGGGTTGGAGTTTATCTAAATTGGTCGATTGAGTTTCAATTTACTTGATAATTGTAATTGATTCACTTACTTTGCTTAATCCATATCATTTCCTTCCACAATATACTCCGTTTGTTTTCCAGAAATTacaagaaaataattaaatcaattaaaaaaaatactagcTCTGCTTGCCTGGGCTTGGAAATGCCGGTCTTCTGGCCGGTTTTGGTGAGGACGTCAAAGTACTCTTCTTGTCTATGAACATCACCTTCTGTCACCGCCATTGCGCTAATCGCAACTGTCTGTCAGTCGAATCGCCGCCGCCCCAGAGATTATTCGGTTCTGATTTCTCAATTGATCAGTCTCGACTGTCTTCCTCTGTTTCTCTGCAAAGGGTGGGTATGCGTGCTTCCACAGCACTTAAAGCACCTCGAGTATTCTGCATGCTTCCGCAGCACTTTAAGCACCTCGAGTATTCTGCATGCTTCCGCAGCACTTTAAGCACCTCGAGGATTCTGCATGCTTCCACAGCACTTAAAGCACCTCGAGTATGAAAAGACAAGAAAGATATATACATTTGAAAATAAAGTTgagttttaagaaaaactaaaataaattaaatcatGCATGCCGCCATCACTGTTACCATTGCCACCACAACATTATCAACTGCCATTGCCCATGCAACCATGGCGACCACCACCTCCACCGTATCTCACCACCGCCGCCACCATCACATCCATCAACCCCATGGCCACCACTTTTTCACCTCCAATGTCTCACCACAACCACAAGCACCTCcgccactaccaccaccaccaccaccaccaccaccactaacATCACCAACTCCACCATACCATggccaccaccacctcctccatCGTCTCATCATCTCACCACCATCGCCCCTGCCGccaccaccagcaccaccacaTTTTCCACTACCATCACCCTCAAAACCATTGTTAACACAACCAACGCCTCTGCCACCATCGCCGCCATCACCAAAGCAAAACAGTGCTAGATTGATGATGGGAGCGATGGTGGCAGCCACAATCATCAATATACACAGAAAGCTTTCCTCTTGCAGAAAGCATCAAGtttttcctttctctccttCATATTTCAAAACTAAACGAGAAATTAAACACTCAAGTCATAAACTTCATCAAACAGGTGATTGATTGTAAGAATAAGAATGTTAGCAAGGTTGAAACCAAGGCCGAAATTGCCAAGTTCAAAGCTGATGAGATGGCCAAGGCGAATGAGTTCATAAGCTCCACTTTGTCGTGCAGCCCCCAACAATAATGAAAACACATCATTCAGTATCCGGATTAAAGTCGTATTCGCGTTGACACTCATTACTAATACAACTCATAGAATAAAAATATACtgaatcaatatatatatatatatatatatgtgctaGCATAGCAAGCACAAACATAACTTTCCCTGTGTTTTTTCCCCTTCTTAAACTCACAGACGAACAGATAGAAACTCTACCAACCATAGTAGAGCAGAAAATCTCATCATCGAGAGACAAGCACATATAGGGATATTCTAATTCAATAAGGATTTTATACAGTACAATATATAAcgaaatgaaaactgaaaactaaagcACCTAGCTGCTTTTCAACGATCCTTCGTTTCTTCCTCCTTCATGGAATGTGCATCAACTCGCTCGATCGAGTAAAACTAGGCTCTCCGTGTAATATTCAATACATGAATACCCTGGATCTGTATGAATTCCTAGAAATTCATTTCTGTTGTTCTTAGGATCATGAGAAACCAACTTTCCAGTCTTCTCTCCATGGTCATACATTTCTAACAGAAACTCGCCATTCTTCCTGCACCCCATAATCTGTATAACTAGGAAATTCGGGGTGACATTTCTATCAATAGAGAATTTCTTTGTCCATGAATCCACCACCCCATACTCTCTCATAATCCAAATACTATGTGTATTTTCCTCATAGTGCTTCACAGCAATAGACTTTCCAGCAGCTGAAATATTGTAAAACTGACGTGGTAAATCTTCTGGCAACTGAATCTCTTTAAAAGTCTCACCACTCACATCAAATGACAAAATCACATTGCGGAGTCCATTTTCTTTTCGATGAGACGCAATCCAATGCACGGCTCCTTTGATAAAAACTTGAGACCAAAATGTCTGAGCGATGACATAATTAGGAGCAGTTGCTGAAATGGTTTTCCAAGACCCTGAATTTAGTGAATAAAGCGAAACTTCAGGGCAAGCTTGGCCTTGATCATCTTGGCGGAGATTCACCAGTCTCACTACCTTGTAATCATTTTTCTTCGAATCAAAACCGAACCCATAAACAGGATAATATGGGGAGGTTGGTTCATGAGGCTTTGGAAGTGAGACGAACTTTCTTATTGAGGGGTTCCATAGAATCAAGGTGTTGGTTTCTGCATGGTAATCGTCGGAGAGGAGAAGTAATCCGTTGCACGAGCCCACAATTCGGAAACACTCGATCAAGCTCTGAACTGGAAGCTGTGGCTTTGAGTGTTCTAGGAAGGAGTCATTGTCTAAGTGTAAAGAATAGCGCTCAATTGTGGGGTCCTTGGGGCAGTGCCTGAGAAGGATGGAAGGGGTGTTGTTGCTGGTTTTGTTCTGGCTAAGGTTGAGGTGTGCGTTGATGAAGCTAGTGTGTTTAATGATGGAGTTCCAAGATCTGCAGACGGAGGTGAACTGAATCAAAGGTTTGACGGGAAGCCTAAGAAGAATTTGGACTATAATTTCTTCGGGAAGGTATTCTGACATGGTTGTTCGATTTCCTCGGGATATTTGTGCTTCGGGAAGGTCTACGATGCCTAAACTCCCAGACCTTAAATAATTCTTCAGCAGCACCTCGGTCAAAGATATTTGGTCAGGGCATCATTTTCTTGACAGTTAATAGAAAGCCTATTCAAACCTGGCTGCTGATATTGATGTTTAAAGTCAGTCTACTCTCTAAAGTTAAGTTAATCGGAAATTTCAGTATGATCAGCTCATAATAATATATTATGTGTCATTATATAAT belongs to Malus sylvestris chromosome 17, drMalSylv7.2, whole genome shotgun sequence and includes:
- the LOC126611281 gene encoding F-box protein At3g07870-like; this encodes MSEYLPEEIIVQILLRLPVKPLIQFTSVCRSWNSIIKHTSFINAHLNLSQNKTSNNTPSILLRHCPKDPTIERYSLHLDNDSFLEHSKPQLPVQSLIECFRIVGSCNGLLLLSDDYHAETNTLILWNPSIRKFVSLPKPHEPTSPYYPVYGFGFDSKKNDYKVVRLVNLRQDDQGQACPEVSLYSLNSGSWKTISATAPNYVIAQTFWSQVFIKGAVHWIASHRKENGLRNVILSFDVSGETFKEIQLPEDLPRQFYNISAAGKSIAVKHYEENTHSIWIMREYGVVDSWTKKFSIDRNVTPNFLVIQIMGCRKNGEFLLEMYDHGEKTGKLVSHDPKNNRNEFLGIHTDPGYSCIEYYTESLVLLDRAS